In Pirellulales bacterium, a genomic segment contains:
- a CDS encoding Gfo/Idh/MocA family oxidoreductase produces the protein MTTPLRFGILGCARIVRRAIAAALRQSPHAQLQAIASRDASLARSWADEFQIPTVHATYEALIADPAIDAVYIPLPNELHRPWVLAAAAAGKHVLCEKPLALDAAEAQAIVDGCARHKVILMEAFMWRHQARVAHARTMLADGLLGELRLVKMDFSFDIDRQDWRLDPRRGGGAMYDLGCYGINAARLFTGAEPVEVVARSRPYSTGVDMTMSMLLRFPQDTIALLDCSFECSSYRNRIEIVGTKGALEFPEGVLPKPESQLIFRQGDKSEFIDFPTNNQYVGQLECFCASVAAGRLLDPAENGLANMRVLDAARQAAGAIHAAG, from the coding sequence ATGACCACACCGCTACGATTCGGCATCCTGGGTTGCGCGCGGATCGTCCGTCGCGCCATCGCCGCCGCTCTGCGGCAGTCGCCGCATGCCCAGCTTCAGGCGATTGCCAGCCGCGACGCCTCTCTGGCCCGAAGCTGGGCGGACGAATTTCAGATTCCCACGGTACACGCCACTTACGAGGCGTTGATCGCGGACCCGGCGATCGACGCCGTCTACATTCCGCTGCCCAACGAGTTGCACCGCCCCTGGGTGCTGGCCGCGGCTGCGGCGGGCAAGCACGTGCTGTGCGAAAAGCCGCTCGCGCTCGACGCGGCCGAGGCGCAAGCGATCGTCGACGGTTGTGCCCGGCATAAAGTCATCCTGATGGAAGCCTTTATGTGGCGCCATCAGGCCCGCGTGGCGCACGCCCGCACGATGCTGGCCGACGGCCTGCTGGGCGAGTTACGGCTGGTAAAGATGGACTTCTCGTTCGACATCGATCGGCAGGACTGGCGGCTCGACCCGCGCCGCGGCGGCGGGGCCATGTACGATCTGGGCTGCTACGGCATCAACGCGGCCAGGCTGTTCACGGGGGCCGAGCCGGTCGAAGTCGTGGCCCGCTCGCGCCCCTACTCGACGGGCGTCGATATGACCATGTCGATGCTGCTGCGCTTTCCGCAGGATACGATTGCGCTGTTGGATTGTAGCTTCGAGTGTTCCTCGTATCGCAACCGTATCGAGATCGTGGGGACCAAGGGAGCGCTCGAGTTCCCCGAAGGGGTCCTGCCCAAGCCGGAGTCGCAACTCATATTCCGACAGGGTGACAAAAGCGAGTTCATCGATTTCCCGACCAACAATCAGTACGTGGGCCAGCTCGAATGTTTCTGCGCGAGCGTCGCAGCGGGCCGGCTGTTGGATCCCGCCGAAAACGGTCTGGCTAATATGCGAGTTCTCGACGCGGCGCGCCAAGCTGCTGGCGCCATCCACGCGGCAGGGTAG
- a CDS encoding thioredoxin family protein, protein MRTKAAIATLMVSLTANMAFAEMLNKVLSVGSSAPQWSRIEGTDGKQHNLSDYKDAKAIVIVFTCNHCPVAASYEDRLIAIQKEYQERGVQLVSVCVSLGPEDDLAAMKSRAEGKVFNFPYLSDPSQAMGRIYGARTTPEVFVLDANRKVAYMGKIDDNWMSADEVRKPYLRDALDAVLGGRTPAIPETKAVGCGIEYQ, encoded by the coding sequence ATGCGTACCAAGGCAGCGATCGCGACCTTAATGGTGTCGTTGACTGCTAACATGGCTTTCGCCGAAATGCTCAATAAGGTTCTCAGTGTGGGTAGTTCCGCGCCGCAGTGGTCGCGAATTGAGGGGACTGACGGTAAGCAGCACAATCTGAGCGACTACAAGGATGCCAAGGCGATTGTCATCGTCTTTACGTGCAATCATTGTCCCGTCGCGGCGAGCTACGAAGATCGGTTGATCGCGATACAAAAGGAATACCAGGAGCGGGGCGTGCAGCTTGTCAGCGTCTGCGTCAGTTTGGGACCGGAAGACGACCTCGCGGCAATGAAATCGAGGGCCGAAGGAAAAGTATTCAACTTTCCCTATCTATCGGATCCTTCGCAAGCAATGGGCAGGATCTATGGAGCACGGACAACGCCTGAGGTCTTTGTGCTCGACGCGAATCGTAAAGTCGCCTACATGGGGAAAATCGACGACAATTGGATGTCCGCTGACGAGGTTAGGAAGCCGTACCTGCGCGATGCCCTCGACGCGGTACTTGGGGGACGTACGCCAGCGATCCCAGAGACAAAGGCTGTCGGATGCGGCATTGAGTACCAGTAG
- a CDS encoding sigma-54 dependent transcriptional regulator — translation MSHVLIVDDEESICWALRRLMTESGHRVTVASSAEDAFENVAQELPDVVMLDIRLPGMDGLEALGRLQRLSPQTPIIIMTAFGNLTTAVAALSNGAFDYIVKPFDLDQAATVVARALSRPAEMARTAATVGPGADDELLGRSAAMQEVFKRIALVAPTDASVLITGESGTGKELVARAIHRHSTRTATPMVPVNLAALSPSLVESELFGHARGAFTGAAAARQGLLELADGGTVFFDEAGDIPASVQVKLLRVLEQHEVTPVGETQPRSSAFRVIAATNRDLRNEIRSGAFREDLYFRLAVFEIALPPLRERVEDIPQLAERFLAGALPVGATARLTTAAMHELCRRSWPGNVRELRNAVEHAVIVARGGAIGPEHLPAPVMFAGERSEGGDIAGLVRRWAENQFRDSSGAEDLYERLLDLVEPPLLEVALRTHHGQRVSAARSLGLHRATLRKKLEHFGVQPE, via the coding sequence ATGAGTCATGTACTGATTGTCGACGACGAAGAAAGCATCTGCTGGGCCCTGCGGCGGCTGATGACCGAAAGTGGTCATCGCGTTACCGTGGCCTCCTCGGCCGAAGACGCGTTTGAAAATGTTGCCCAAGAGCTGCCAGACGTCGTGATGCTCGACATTCGCCTGCCCGGCATGGACGGTCTGGAAGCGCTGGGGCGCTTGCAGCGACTCAGTCCGCAGACACCGATCATCATCATGACAGCCTTCGGCAATCTGACGACGGCCGTCGCGGCACTGTCGAACGGCGCCTTCGACTATATCGTAAAGCCGTTCGATCTCGACCAGGCGGCAACTGTCGTGGCCCGCGCTCTATCGCGTCCGGCGGAAATGGCACGTACCGCCGCGACGGTTGGCCCCGGCGCGGACGACGAACTCTTGGGTCGCAGCGCCGCCATGCAAGAAGTGTTCAAACGCATCGCGCTGGTGGCACCGACCGATGCCTCGGTGCTGATCACGGGCGAAAGTGGCACCGGCAAGGAATTGGTGGCCCGCGCGATCCATCGCCACTCGACGCGCACCGCGACGCCGATGGTGCCGGTCAATCTGGCAGCCCTCAGCCCTTCGCTGGTGGAAAGCGAATTGTTCGGCCATGCCCGCGGCGCCTTCACCGGCGCGGCGGCCGCCCGGCAAGGGTTGTTGGAACTGGCCGACGGAGGTACGGTGTTCTTCGACGAAGCCGGCGATATTCCGGCCAGCGTGCAGGTGAAGCTGTTGCGCGTGCTCGAGCAGCACGAAGTGACGCCCGTCGGCGAGACGCAGCCGCGCAGTAGTGCCTTTCGCGTGATTGCCGCCACGAACCGCGACCTGCGGAATGAGATACGCAGCGGCGCGTTCCGCGAGGATTTGTATTTCCGCCTGGCCGTCTTCGAGATTGCGTTGCCGCCGCTGCGCGAACGCGTCGAAGACATTCCGCAATTGGCTGAGCGTTTCCTGGCGGGCGCCCTGCCCGTCGGGGCCACCGCGCGGCTCACCACGGCCGCCATGCACGAGCTGTGTCGCCGCTCTTGGCCGGGCAACGTCCGCGAGCTCCGCAATGCCGTCGAACACGCCGTGATTGTCGCCCGTGGAGGCGCGATCGGGCCCGAGCATTTGCCGGCGCCGGTCATGTTCGCCGGCGAACGCAGCGAAGGGGGCGATATCGCCGGGCTGGTGCGCCGCTGGGCCGAGAATCAGTTTCGCGATTCGTCCGGGGCCGAGGATTTGTACGAGCGTCTGCTCGATCTGGTCGAACCGCCGCTGTTGGAAGTCGCGCTCCGCACCCACCACGGCCAGCGCGTCTCGGCGGCCCGTAGCCTAGGCCTGCACCGGGCCACCTTGCGTAAAAAGCTTGAGCACTTTGGCGTGCAGCCCGAGTAA
- a CDS encoding hydroxyacid-oxoacid transhydrogenase, with protein MADTFHDHDSVFEMATSNLRFGAGATAEIGMDLADLGARRVLLLTDARMAKLPPVHTVCKSLERARVQYELFNRVRVEPTDASFQEAIAIATAGDFDAFVAVGGGSTIDTAKAANLYSSYPAELLTYVNAPIGRARPIPGPLKPLIAVPTTAGTGSETTGVAIFDLLATHAKTGIADRRLKPTLGIVDPDNTRTQPPLVAASSGLDVLCHALESYTAIPFDTRPHPQRPNLRPAYQGANPVSDIWSLRALELTARYLPQACAHPDDDDARWNMLLASSYAGMGFGNAGVHLCHGMSYPVSGMVRSYHPPGYPEDHPLVPHGISVVLTAPAVFRFTGPASPERHLHAAHVLGVDVSRATFADAGEVLAARLVALMRDLDLPNGLSALGFQLADAPALAKGAIMQHRVTKLSPRPASEADLVRLFEESMTLW; from the coding sequence GTGGCTGACACCTTTCACGATCATGATTCAGTCTTCGAGATGGCCACCAGCAACCTGCGTTTTGGCGCAGGAGCCACGGCCGAGATCGGCATGGATTTGGCCGATTTGGGGGCTCGCCGCGTGCTGCTGTTGACCGATGCACGGATGGCGAAGCTGCCGCCAGTGCATACGGTTTGTAAATCTCTGGAGCGCGCGCGCGTTCAATACGAGCTGTTCAATCGCGTGCGCGTCGAACCGACCGATGCATCATTCCAAGAGGCCATTGCGATCGCCACGGCCGGAGACTTCGATGCGTTTGTCGCCGTCGGCGGCGGCTCGACCATTGATACGGCCAAGGCGGCTAACCTTTACTCGTCTTACCCGGCAGAACTGCTCACGTACGTCAATGCGCCGATCGGCCGCGCGCGACCGATTCCGGGGCCGCTCAAGCCGCTGATCGCGGTCCCCACGACGGCCGGCACCGGCAGCGAGACGACCGGCGTAGCAATTTTCGATCTGCTGGCGACGCACGCTAAAACCGGCATCGCCGATCGGCGATTGAAGCCCACGCTGGGCATTGTCGACCCGGACAACACGCGCACGCAGCCGCCGTTGGTGGCGGCCTCATCGGGTTTAGACGTATTGTGCCACGCGCTCGAAAGCTACACAGCCATTCCCTTCGATACGCGGCCGCATCCCCAGCGTCCCAACCTGCGGCCAGCCTATCAGGGCGCCAACCCGGTCAGCGATATCTGGTCGCTGCGTGCCTTGGAGTTGACGGCGCGATACTTGCCGCAGGCATGCGCCCATCCGGACGACGACGATGCCCGCTGGAACATGCTATTGGCCAGCAGTTATGCCGGGATGGGTTTTGGCAACGCCGGCGTACACCTCTGCCACGGCATGTCGTATCCCGTTAGCGGCATGGTGCGCAGCTACCATCCGCCCGGTTACCCGGAAGATCATCCGCTCGTGCCACATGGCATTTCGGTCGTTCTGACGGCGCCGGCCGTATTTCGCTTTACCGGACCGGCCTCGCCCGAACGTCATTTGCATGCGGCGCACGTGCTGGGCGTGGATGTGTCGCGCGCGACGTTTGCCGACGCGGGTGAGGTGCTGGCCGCGCGATTGGTCGCCCTGATGCGCGACCTGGACTTGCCCAACGGTTTGAGTGCGCTTGGCTTTCAATTGGCCGACGCCCCGGCGCTGGCCAAGGGAGCAATCATGCAACATCGCGTGACCAAGCTCTCGCCGCGCCCGGCCAGCGAGGCCGATCTGGTGCGGCTGTTCGAGGAATCGATGACGCTGTGGTAG
- a CDS encoding HAMP domain-containing sensor histidine kinase, which produces MRWPIRYQILIPFAGMMLAAVVSVSLLNAWWAAARSQRQIEEQLRGVARTLLTSTFPLTQNVLEQMHGLSGADFLLADAAGHPLVTSGLTGENLPTTDLVTQRWQDLRLGPVITLGDEQFFHVAVHADRRGTGNEPGLLHILYPARVLRDARRQASLPPLAVGAVALVLCVGLATWIARKLSQPLDKVRTQLGRLAEGDFQPLAVPARNDEVRDVATSVNELARQLDELRRAIVRAERLSVLGRLSGGLAHHLRNDVTGALMAVQMHRRHCHSSDQESLDVALRQLSLIEEHLKRFLAAGQPERPRRTCFDVREVIDELLSLLAPTARHRRVELTTDMPAEPVALDADRDQLRQALMNLMLNALEAVSKEGQVRVEIGKDGPHVQLRVWDNGPGLEAEIAQRLGEAFQTTKPEGVGLGLAVARQVAEGHGGRLLYSRVADRTCIELLLPAGNEVHGTESAVAEEAAIGLPSPR; this is translated from the coding sequence ATGCGCTGGCCTATCCGCTATCAAATCCTGATTCCGTTCGCGGGCATGATGTTGGCGGCCGTGGTCAGCGTCAGCCTGCTCAACGCCTGGTGGGCAGCCGCCCGTTCGCAACGTCAGATCGAGGAGCAATTGCGTGGTGTGGCCCGCACATTGTTGACGTCAACATTTCCGCTGACGCAAAATGTGCTCGAGCAAATGCACGGGCTGTCGGGGGCCGACTTTTTGTTGGCGGACGCCGCCGGACATCCCCTGGTAACCAGTGGCCTGACAGGCGAAAACCTGCCCACGACCGATCTGGTAACCCAACGGTGGCAGGATCTGCGACTGGGCCCGGTGATAACGTTGGGCGACGAGCAATTCTTCCACGTCGCTGTGCATGCCGACCGCCGCGGCACCGGCAACGAGCCCGGCCTGTTGCACATTCTTTATCCGGCGCGCGTGCTGCGCGATGCGCGACGTCAGGCGTCGCTACCGCCGTTGGCCGTCGGAGCGGTGGCCCTGGTGCTGTGCGTGGGCCTGGCGACATGGATCGCCCGCAAGCTCAGCCAGCCGCTGGACAAGGTGCGAACGCAGCTTGGCCGCCTGGCCGAGGGAGATTTTCAACCGCTGGCGGTGCCAGCGCGCAATGACGAAGTGCGCGACGTCGCCACCAGCGTCAACGAACTGGCGAGACAACTCGACGAGCTGCGTCGCGCGATTGTGCGTGCCGAACGCCTATCGGTGCTGGGACGGCTCAGCGGCGGTCTGGCGCACCATTTACGTAACGACGTCACCGGCGCCCTGATGGCCGTGCAGATGCATCGTCGGCATTGCCATTCCTCGGATCAAGAAAGCTTGGACGTCGCGCTGCGGCAATTGAGCTTGATCGAAGAGCATCTGAAGCGATTTCTGGCGGCCGGCCAGCCCGAGCGGCCCCGCCGAACGTGCTTCGACGTGCGCGAAGTGATCGACGAATTATTGTCTTTGCTCGCGCCCACCGCGCGTCATCGCCGTGTCGAGCTGACGACCGACATGCCGGCGGAGCCAGTGGCGCTCGATGCAGATCGAGATCAACTACGCCAGGCACTGATGAACTTGATGCTCAACGCGCTCGAGGCCGTGAGCAAGGAGGGACAAGTCCGCGTCGAAATCGGCAAGGATGGGCCGCATGTGCAACTACGCGTGTGGGATAATGGGCCAGGCCTGGAAGCGGAAATTGCCCAGCGCCTGGGCGAAGCGTTTCAGACCACCAAGCCCGAAGGGGTCGGCCTGGGACTGGCCGTGGCCCGGCAAGTAGCCGAGGGGCATGGCGGGCGACTGCTATACAGCCGTGTCGCGGATAGGACGTGCATCGAACTTTTGCTGCCTGCCGGCAACGAGGTTCATGGCACCGAAAGCGCCGTGGCAGAAGAGGCGGCGATTGGCCTTCCTTCGCCGCGCTAG
- the cutA gene encoding divalent-cation tolerance protein CutA, which translates to MHDYLQVATTTETKDAAARIATALVERRLAACVQLTGPITSTYRWEGKIQSAEEWLCVAKTRRDLYELVEGTIRDLHPYKVPEIVATAVVAGSRAYLDWLDGELLPQASDHA; encoded by the coding sequence ATGCACGACTATTTGCAAGTCGCCACCACGACAGAAACCAAAGATGCCGCCGCGCGCATTGCCACGGCGCTCGTTGAGCGGCGGCTGGCGGCTTGCGTACAGCTAACCGGCCCGATCACCAGCACCTATCGTTGGGAAGGCAAAATCCAATCGGCCGAAGAGTGGCTGTGCGTCGCCAAGACGCGCCGCGATTTATATGAGCTTGTCGAAGGGACGATCCGCGATCTTCATCCCTATAAGGTGCCCGAGATCGTGGCCACCGCCGTGGTGGCCGGCAGCCGAGCCTATCTGGACTGGCTCGACGGAGAATTGCTACCACAGGCCAGCGATCACGCGTAG
- a CDS encoding sugar phosphate isomerase/epimerase, with protein sequence MARPVTLFTGQWADLPLEDLARQASEFGYQGLELACWGDHFEVDKALSDPGYCAGRRDLLERYDLTVHAISTHLVGQAVLDVIDERHKAILPPHVWGDGKPAGVNARAAEELKQTARAAQKLGVDVVNGFTGSSIWPLLYSFPPVSPEMIDAGYALFAERFNPILDVFADCGVRFALEVHPTEIAFDLYTAERALEAIERRDEFGFNFDPSHLLWQGVDPVEFIRAYPDRIYHVHIKDAVVTLNGRSGILASHLNFGDPRRGWDFRSPGRGGVNFEEIIRALNVVGYDGPLSVEWEDVGMDREAGAREAAEFVKRLDFPPSRVAFDAAFAEK encoded by the coding sequence ATGGCCAGACCAGTAACGTTGTTCACCGGACAGTGGGCCGATCTGCCGCTGGAGGACCTGGCACGCCAGGCCAGTGAGTTCGGCTACCAGGGGCTCGAACTAGCCTGCTGGGGAGACCATTTCGAGGTCGACAAGGCGCTCTCCGATCCGGGGTACTGCGCCGGGCGCCGCGACCTGCTGGAACGCTACGACCTGACCGTGCATGCTATCAGCACCCATCTGGTCGGCCAGGCCGTGCTGGATGTGATCGACGAGCGGCATAAGGCCATCCTGCCACCACACGTCTGGGGAGACGGCAAGCCGGCCGGCGTCAATGCCCGCGCCGCCGAGGAGCTGAAGCAGACAGCCCGCGCCGCGCAGAAACTGGGCGTTGACGTCGTGAATGGTTTCACCGGCTCCAGCATTTGGCCGCTTCTGTATTCCTTTCCGCCCGTTTCGCCCGAGATGATCGACGCGGGCTACGCGCTGTTTGCCGAGCGCTTCAATCCGATCCTCGACGTGTTTGCCGATTGCGGCGTGCGCTTTGCGCTGGAAGTTCATCCGACCGAGATCGCCTTCGATCTCTATACGGCCGAACGAGCCTTGGAGGCGATCGAGCGGCGTGATGAGTTCGGTTTCAATTTCGATCCCAGCCATCTGCTCTGGCAGGGAGTCGATCCGGTAGAGTTCATTAGGGCCTATCCGGATCGCATCTATCACGTCCACATCAAGGATGCGGTAGTGACGCTGAACGGGCGATCGGGCATCCTGGCCAGCCACCTGAACTTTGGCGACCCGCGGCGCGGCTGGGATTTTCGCTCGCCGGGGCGCGGTGGCGTCAACTTCGAAGAGATCATCCGCGCTCTCAACGTTGTCGGCTACGACGGGCCCTTGTCGGTTGAATGGGAAGACGTGGGCATGGACCGCGAGGCCGGTGCCCGCGAGGCGGCCGAGTTCGTCAAGCGGCTCGATTTCCCGCCCAGCCGCGTTGCCTTCGACGCGGCCTTTGCCGAGAAATAG
- a CDS encoding redoxin domain-containing protein, which produces MKRLAACLLVVALATPLVRAEDHAPLGRMVENFKLQDYRGAEHALHDIAGKQATVIAFLGTECPLAKWYGPRLAELADKYAAQGVTFIGIDSNRQDSLSEISAYARTSGIKFPLLKDTGNTVADAIGATRTPEVFLIDKDQVVRYSGRIDDRSGIGFVRDKATHDYLVAALDALLAGKAIATSHVDTVGCLIGRQREVSGDGSVTYSNQIARIFQEHCVSCHRQGEIGPFAMTDYSEVAGWADMIAEVVRERRMPPWHANPEFGHFRNDISLSTEEKDAILKWVAAGAPEGNPTDLPKPRQFVEGWTLPQAPDLVVNIQDEAYKVPADGVVEYQYFVVDPGFTEDKWVKASQILPGSAQVVHHVLCFVQAPGKDRGNIDENGLGFLAAYVPGYRATPFPAGMAKHVPAGSKLVFQMHYTPVGKEHADLSKIGFVFAKPEELTHMVQTVSTGNRGINIPPHAEDYSREALMAPYKHDLTVLSYSPHMHVRGKAFSYEAIYPDGKREMLLDIPRYDFNWQTTYELTEAKTLPPGTRVHCVAHWDNSENNLANPDPSATVNWGDQTFEEMMIGFFDVAVPIDREKLLADGTVPRLEPAATIEERAKELISQLDGNNDGKLTKDEVPERFRLMFGFLDGNKDGFVDADEALVFIKASGGRRFEGGGGRGGRRQRNEEKKPAAESEAPAGT; this is translated from the coding sequence ATGAAGCGTCTGGCCGCATGTTTGCTCGTCGTGGCACTGGCCACTCCGCTGGTTCGGGCCGAAGACCACGCCCCTCTTGGCCGGATGGTCGAGAACTTCAAGTTGCAAGACTATCGCGGCGCCGAGCACGCGCTGCACGACATCGCGGGCAAGCAAGCCACCGTGATTGCGTTTTTGGGGACCGAATGCCCGCTAGCCAAGTGGTACGGCCCTCGGCTGGCGGAATTGGCCGACAAGTACGCGGCACAAGGTGTGACATTCATTGGCATCGATTCCAACCGCCAGGATTCGCTCAGCGAGATCTCGGCCTACGCCCGCACAAGCGGTATCAAGTTTCCGCTGCTGAAGGACACGGGCAATACCGTGGCCGACGCCATCGGAGCAACGCGCACGCCCGAGGTGTTCCTGATCGACAAGGATCAAGTAGTGCGCTACTCGGGGCGCATCGACGATCGCTCGGGCATCGGCTTTGTGCGTGACAAGGCCACGCACGACTATTTGGTCGCCGCGCTCGACGCGTTGTTGGCGGGCAAGGCCATCGCGACGTCGCATGTCGATACCGTGGGTTGCCTCATCGGTCGCCAGCGCGAGGTATCGGGTGACGGCAGCGTCACCTACTCGAACCAGATCGCGCGGATCTTTCAGGAACATTGCGTCAGCTGCCATCGGCAGGGCGAGATCGGTCCCTTTGCGATGACCGACTACAGCGAGGTTGCCGGCTGGGCCGACATGATTGCCGAAGTGGTGCGCGAGCGGCGGATGCCTCCTTGGCACGCCAATCCCGAATTCGGGCACTTCCGCAACGACATCAGCCTGTCGACGGAAGAAAAAGACGCCATTCTCAAGTGGGTCGCCGCGGGCGCTCCGGAAGGAAACCCGACCGACTTGCCGAAGCCGCGCCAGTTTGTCGAGGGGTGGACGCTGCCGCAGGCGCCCGACCTGGTGGTCAACATACAGGATGAAGCCTACAAGGTGCCGGCCGATGGTGTCGTGGAATATCAATACTTTGTCGTCGATCCCGGCTTCACCGAAGACAAATGGGTAAAGGCCAGCCAGATCCTGCCCGGCAGCGCGCAGGTCGTGCACCACGTGCTGTGCTTCGTACAGGCGCCCGGCAAAGACCGCGGCAATATTGACGAGAACGGGCTGGGTTTTTTAGCGGCCTATGTGCCGGGCTACCGCGCGACGCCATTCCCCGCTGGCATGGCGAAGCATGTTCCGGCTGGGTCGAAACTGGTGTTTCAAATGCACTACACGCCCGTGGGTAAAGAGCATGCCGATCTATCAAAGATCGGTTTTGTCTTCGCCAAGCCGGAAGAGTTGACGCACATGGTGCAGACTGTGTCGACCGGCAACCGCGGGATTAACATTCCTCCGCATGCCGAGGATTACAGCCGCGAGGCGTTGATGGCGCCCTACAAACACGATTTGACGGTTCTATCGTACTCGCCGCACATGCATGTCCGCGGCAAGGCGTTTTCGTACGAGGCCATCTATCCGGACGGTAAGCGCGAAATGCTGCTGGACATCCCGCGTTACGATTTCAATTGGCAAACCACCTACGAGTTGACCGAAGCCAAGACTCTGCCCCCAGGCACGCGTGTGCACTGTGTGGCCCATTGGGACAACTCGGAGAACAACCTGGCAAATCCTGATCCCTCGGCCACGGTGAATTGGGGCGACCAGACGTTCGAGGAAATGATGATCGGATTCTTCGACGTAGCCGTGCCCATCGATCGCGAGAAGCTACTGGCCGACGGAACGGTTCCCAGGCTGGAGCCGGCCGCGACCATCGAAGAGCGGGCCAAGGAGCTAATTAGCCAGCTCGACGGCAACAATGATGGAAAACTAACCAAGGATGAAGTGCCCGAACGCTTCCGGCTGATGTTCGGCTTTCTCGACGGCAATAAAGATGGATTCGTCGACGCTGACGAGGCGCTGGTCTTTATCAAGGCCAGTGGCGGACGGCGTTTTGAGGGGGGTGGTGGTCGCGGCGGACGTCGGCAGCGCAACGAAGAGAAGAAGCCCGCGGCAGAGTCCGAAGCGCCAGCGGGCACGTGA
- a CDS encoding cystathionine gamma-synthase — protein sequence MSTVSEFFTSVASWPSLVLRRGDAPHAALIVDTETCRAAFNTRAIHAGQSPDPTTGAVMTPIYATSTYAQQSPGVHKGFDYGRSHNPTRFAFERCVADLEDGTQAFAFASGLAAMATVLELLDHGSHVLVCDDIYGGSFRLFERVRRRSANLDFSFVDATKLDDFRAAIRPNTRMIWIETPSNPLLKLADLEAIAALARKHRILSVADNTFATPYVQRPLSLGFDIVVHSVTKYLNGHSDVIGGTAIVGENPSLAERLGFLQNAVGAIASPFDSFLALRGLKTLALRMERHCHNALTIAQWLANRSDVVRIHYPGLPSHPQHALAKRQMRGFGGMISAVLEGGEPRARRFLERCQIFTLAESLGGVESLIEHPALMTHATIPADKRAALGIDDGLVRLSVGVEDVNDLIGDLEQALA from the coding sequence CGCATGCCGCGCTTATTGTGGACACCGAAACCTGCCGAGCGGCGTTCAATACACGCGCGATTCATGCCGGCCAGTCCCCCGATCCCACGACGGGCGCCGTGATGACACCGATCTATGCCACGAGCACCTATGCCCAGCAGTCGCCCGGAGTGCACAAAGGCTTTGACTACGGTCGCAGCCACAATCCCACACGGTTTGCCTTCGAGCGCTGCGTGGCCGATTTAGAAGATGGGACCCAGGCTTTTGCTTTCGCGTCCGGACTGGCGGCGATGGCCACGGTGTTGGAACTGCTGGACCACGGCTCGCACGTGCTGGTATGCGATGACATTTATGGCGGCTCGTTCCGGCTGTTCGAGCGCGTGCGACGACGCTCGGCCAATCTTGACTTCAGCTTTGTCGACGCGACGAAGCTGGACGATTTCCGCGCCGCGATCCGTCCGAACACCCGCATGATCTGGATCGAAACGCCATCGAATCCGCTGTTGAAGCTGGCGGATTTGGAAGCGATCGCGGCACTGGCGCGCAAGCATCGTATCCTGAGCGTGGCTGACAATACGTTCGCCACTCCGTATGTGCAGAGGCCTTTATCGCTGGGTTTCGACATCGTCGTGCATTCGGTGACAAAGTATCTCAACGGCCATTCCGACGTGATCGGCGGCACGGCCATCGTCGGAGAAAATCCGTCGCTGGCCGAACGGCTGGGCTTCCTGCAGAACGCCGTGGGAGCGATTGCCAGTCCGTTCGACAGCTTCCTGGCCCTGCGCGGACTGAAGACCTTGGCCTTGCGCATGGAACGACATTGCCACAACGCGCTAACGATTGCCCAGTGGTTGGCCAATCGGTCGGACGTCGTACGCATTCATTATCCAGGGTTGCCCAGCCATCCGCAGCATGCGCTGGCCAAGCGCCAGATGCGCGGCTTCGGCGGCATGATATCGGCCGTGCTCGAAGGGGGCGAACCGCGAGCCCGGCGATTCTTGGAACGCTGTCAGATATTCACGCTGGCCGAAAGCCTGGGAGGCGTGGAGAGCCTGATCGAACATCCGGCGCTGATGACGCACGCCACGATCCCGGCCGACAAACGCGCGGCGCTGGGCATCGACGACGGCCTGGTCCGCCTTTCGGTGGGGGTCGAAGACGTCAACGACCTGATCGGCGACCTGGAACAGGCCTTGGCTTAA